The genomic stretch GGTAAAAAGGACAAGTCAAAACTCAGTTTAATAGGCGAAAAGGAAGTAAATGATGACAATATGTCTTTATCGAGCCTATCTTCCCACGAGGATCCTATCCAGACCAAGGATGGTGCAGAGTTTAAGAGTATTATGTCATCTTACATGTATTCGAATCAAAATCCTTTTTATTACCATGCTACAGGCTATGGGCACTATCTTCCCGGTATTCCGTCTGAATCTACAAGTcgtttattttcaaatggCGCTTACATGCAGTCTGAATATTTAAAAGCCGTTAcatcatttaattttgattcgTTTTCTAAGCCATACGACTACAATAAAGGTGCTCTATCAGATCAGAATGATGGAATAcgtcaaaaagtaaaaaaagtaATTGGCTATATTGTCGAGGAGCTAAAACAGATTTTAAAAAGAGACGTTAATAAGCGCTTGATTGAGATAActgcatttaaacattttgagACATGGTGGGACGAGCAAACATCAAAAGCCCGTTCAAAGCCGCTATCCGAAAAAGCAGACTCCACTGTCAACACAcctttaaattttattaaagatACTTCTAATAACGAAAAGAATCCTGATATAAATCTTCTTATTAATGCCCACAGGGAAGCCGCAGATTTTCAATCTTACTCCAGTATAGGCTTGCGGGCAGCAATGCCCAAGCTGCCGTCGTTTCGGCGTATAAGAAAACTTCCTAGCCCTATACCCACCAAAAGAAATTTTTTGGAAAGAGATTTAAGTGACCAAGAGGAAATGGTGCAACGCTCCGACTCAGAAAAGGAGGATTCTAATGTGGAAACCTCCGATACTGCACATTTAAACATTAAAGGTCCAGTCCCAATTCAAGAGTCAGACACTAAATCGCATACATCTGGTCTTAATTCAAAAAGAAAGGGAAGTGCttcaagttttttttcttcttcgtCTTCTTCCACTTCTAGTGAAGCTGAGTATGAAACAATCGATTCTGTAGAAAAGGCTAGGACTAGTGAGGAAGATAGTCCTGGAAGATATGGTCAAAGAAATCTGAATCAACGAACAAAAACGATTAGAAACAGGAATCGAGTGCGTAAAATGGATAAAGTTACAAATGTGAGAAATGTATATTCGGGGTCAGATGAATTCAAAAAAGAGAACGTAACTAGGCGCacaaaaaagaatatttattCCGATACAGATGAAGATAATGATAGAACGTTATTATCtgatttaaaagaaaaaaatatttcaacaattttatCTGATCTCGAAGAAATAAGTAAAGATAGTTGCATCGGATTGGATGAAAACGGGATTGAACccacattattattatcaacGATTTCAAAACTGAATGAAGAGTGTAGGCGCTCTCTTACACCCGTTCCACCACCGGGTTACAATGaggaagaaattaaaaaaaaggaggatTGTAAACAAAAGCCGTTATTTGAATACGATAGAATTTACAGCGACTCCGAGGAGGAGAAAGAATATCAGGAAAGAAGAAAGAGAAATACTGAGTACATGGCTCAAATTGAACGAGAATTTTTAGAGGAACAAGAAAAGAGTATTGAAAAGTCATTGGATGAAAACCTACAGTCGCCTAATAGCATTGTAAAATGCAGAAACTCcccaacaaataaaaatgacgAAACGAGAAAAAAAGCTTTTTCACAAACAAGATCATGTTTTGAAAGTGCAAGTAAAGTTGACATGACTCTAgtcaatataataaatgttGAAAACGATATAAACGAATTTGGCCCTCATGAAGAGGGTAATGTTACAAACGGTTGTAACAAAGTGTATACAAGTTCAAAGGGTAAAACCAAAAGAACTCAATCGCCAGTGTATTCTGAGGGCGGTTCCAGCCAAGCTTCTCAGGCGAGTCAGGTTGCGCTAGAGCACTGTTATTCGTTGCCGCCGCACTCAGTTTCTTTGTGCGATTATCCATCTGGTAAAGTGAATGAAACTAAAAACAGTTTAAAACGAGAAACAGAGAACATTGCAAATGTTAGCCAAATGACGAGGACAGGTCCCGGCAGACCTCGCAAGGATCCAATATGTActcaaaagaaaaagaaagattCGGCCCCCAGGATGTCAAACGTAAAGCCTAAAATGGCACCAAACAGAGATCAATGGGCCGAATTGGCACacaaaaatgtacattttgttCCGTGTGATATGTATAAAACTCGTGATCAGAATGAAGAAATGGTTATTTTGTACACTTTTTTAACAAAAGGCATTGATGCAGAAGatataaactttataaaaatgagTTATTTGGACCATTTGCATAAGGAACCGTACGCGTGAGTGTTATTAGTTATGTTATAGTAtattattatacccgttactcgtagagttaaagggtatactagattcgttgaaaagtatgtaacaggcagcGTCTCCGACCataaaaagaatatatattcttgatcatgATATTGATCGAGAGTCGAACTAACCATGTCCGTCTGttcgtatgaacgtcgagatctcagaaactataaaagcgGGAAGGTTTAGATTCAGTATACAGATTCGAGAgccaaagacgcagcgcaagtttgttgacccatgttgccaagCCCACACTAACGCCCATAAATCGCACACATtttcattagtcttgtaaatttctatcgatttgccaaaatactttttgccacgcccactttaacgCCCTATAGCCCCCAAACAGGCTaaatttgaacaatttttagatttttcatatatttcccaatatatatcgatattccagaaaaattatgaaatttcacattcacactagctgagtaacgggtatctgatagtcggggagcTCGACTAAAGCATTCcatcttgtttttattttgttggcatttgttttctagaatgtttttaaataacacTCACTGGGTGGATCACTGCACAACTGACCGAGCTTTTTGGCCACCGCCAacaaaaaagcgaagaaaagaCGACGAACTGATGCGACATAAGACTGGATGTGCGCGAACTGAAGGATTTTACAAACTAGATGTTCGAGAAAAGGCTAAGCATAAGTACCATCATGCTAAAGCCAATACAGAAGATTCTTTTAATGAAGATCGGAGCGATGAACCTACAGCACTTACAAATCATCATcacaataaattaatttccaaaatgCAAGGAATTTCCCGCGAAGCTCGCTCAAACCAGAGAAGACTTTTAACAGCCTTTGGTTCTATGGGTGAATCTgagcttttaaaatttaatcagcTAAAGTTTCGGAAGAAACAGCTTAAGTTTGCAAAATCTGCGATACATGATTGGGGATTGTTTGCAATGGAGCCCATAGCTGCAGACGAAATGGTTATTGAATATGTTGGTCAGATGATTCGACCTGTAGTTGCTGATCTAAGAGAAACAAAGTATGAAGCGATTGGAATTGGTAGTTCCTATTTGTTTCGAATTGACATGGAAACTATAATCGACGCAACTAAATGTGGAAACTTAGCTCGATTTATAAATCACAGTTGCAATGTAAGTATAACTGGGTACTTTGACATTATGTTACCAAcatacaattttgtttttcagccgAATTGCTACGCTAAGGTTATAACTATTGAATCTGAAAAAAAGATAGtaatatattcaaaacaaCCCATTGGAATAAACGAGGAAATAACTTACGACTATAAATTTCCACtagaagaagaaaaaatacCTTGTCTATGCGGCGCCCAAGGATGTCGGGGCACACTTAACTAATACTTATTTACAGCaatgaattaaatattcattaaaacCTAATACTTATTTACAGcaatgaattaaatatttaagagcacataaatttaatttgtttataaaatccAAAGTGGTATGTgtaagtatatatagtatcttTTGTAACTTAAAGGAATGTTTTGTTGAACTAAAACTATAAACAATTATATCAACGAGGTCAGAGGTGCTGTTCAAAATGGTTTAGGTCTAAATTAAGTTAAACATAGATTTTTGAACTTTACTTATAAAaacaatatgtatatattagaACCCATTTGATCTGTAAACATAAAgaacaaaaatgcaataaatacattatcttaaatttaaaaaataattttgccTTTATACAAAAATGTGATTATTGTAAATCATGTTTGAGTGTTATTTGCATATCTAATTGAGCCTGAGCCATGCTTTCCAAAgcatattgcattttttctagCAATAGTTCGCCTCTTTGCACTACTTCCTCTAGGTCTCTAGCAGTTCCCTGGTTTTCGATCTCGAGCCTTTTAAGGCTAGAATTTTGGAGTTCAATGGAGCTGTCTTCATTTGGAAGAGACTCAATTAGGGTGTCGATGTCTTTAGCACATCGTGCAATTAACTGTGCAAATAATTGGGCATAGTCTTCTTGCGGCGGACACGGGATTGGCGTTTGGGGTCCAATGCGttcaaaattaacaaatttactTGGAAGGGACGTTTGTTGAATTACACCAATTGCATTGCAGAAGTGCTCCGCTTGCTGCAATGAttatttcatataaaaaacttgatatttttTAGTACGAAGTCATTTACCTGATTAACGGTGTCTTGCAATTGTGTAAGCCGATCCGCCATTTTACTACCCAGTTAATAAttctgaaaaacaaaaaatatggaatTAAGTTTGATTACGATTTAGCCCGTTCAAAGTGCTAGACGAATTTTAAACATtaccattttaatttatatcaaATTAGCAAAGTACGATTATACTGTGGCATTAAGATATTTACAACGAATCACCGCTGGTGCtttgaataatatataaacattaatacATCGATTGATTTTAAGACTTATTTAGAGACACCTCTAACGTCGACAGCGGGTATTctcttaaaaaaagaaatgccaaTAATATGAGTTCCACACTGGCACGTGATTTCTTTCAATGAGACAAATTATTCTTTTTCACACTGTGCAATAGTAATGTCTTTATACCAAAGATAGAAGGTACCATAAGATTGTCGGAAACAGTGGAATCTGCATAATAATTGCTCGTTTATAACCACATGTTGAACATCGATCCTTCTTATCTTGTTCAAAATCATGACAATTTCGGTTATGACAAGAAAGCAGATAGTCTCCATGCAGTCTGCAAACTCTCTTCCACAATCTTGGTGTATCCTTGCGGAAGGTATATCGATTTCAGTTATAAGCTGGAAAC from Drosophila simulans strain w501 unplaced genomic scaffold, Prin_Dsim_3.1 Segkk87_quiver_pilon, whole genome shotgun sequence encodes the following:
- the LOC6739816 gene encoding histone-lysine N-methyltransferase SETD1, producing MQDIRNINLGNNSGNSHDSSLATSKMPRNFKLLSDPQLVKCGTRLYRYDGLMPGDPSYPTITPRDPRNPLIRIRARAVEPLMLLIPRFVIDCDYVGQPPAVEVTIVNLNDNIDKQFLASMLDKCGTSDEINIYHHPITNKHLGIARIVFDSTKGARKFVEKYNQKSVMGKILDVFCDPFGATLKKSLESLTNSVAGKQLMGPKVTPQWTFQQAALEDTEFIHGYPEKNGEHLKDIYTTQTNSEIANRSRDRNWNRDKERERDRHFKERSRHTSERSYDRDRGMRENGTSLRCRRTFYRRRSSDISPEDSRDILIMTRERSRDSDSRPRDYCRSRERESFRDRKRSHEKGREQPREKREHHYNSSKDREYRGRDPERSAEIDRRDRGSLKYCNRYSLHEYIETDVRRSSNTISSYYPGSSLPTASHGFNSCSLPSIENINTWSDRRAWTAFQPDFQPVQPPPPPPEETDNWDEEEHDKNCIVPMPYGSAKLQPPVPSNVNFATKLKSVTQPNSDPGNVDLDTRIALIFKGKTFGNAPPFLQMDSSDSETDQGKPEVFSDVNSDSNNSENKKRSCDKSNKVLHQQNEASDISSDEEIIGKKDKSKLSLIGEKEVNDDNMSLSSLSSHEDPIQTKDGAEFKSIMSSYMYSNQNPFYYHATGYGHYLPGIPSESTSRLFSNGAYMQSEYLKAVTSFNFDSFSKPYDYNKGALSDQNDGIRQKVKKVIGYIVEELKQILKRDVNKRLIEITAFKHFETWWDEQTSKARSKPLSEKADSTVNTPLNFIKDTSNNEKNPDINLLINAHREAADFQSYSSIGLRAAMPKLPSFRRIRKLPSPIPTKRNFLERDLSDQEEMVQRSDSEKEDSNVETSDTAHLNIKGPVPIQESDTKSHTSGLNSKRKGSASSFFSSSSSSTSSEAEYETIDSVEKARTSEEDSPGRYGQRNLNQRTKTIRNRNRVRKMDKVTNVRNVYSGSDEFKKENVTRRTKKNIYSDTDEDNDRTLLSDLKEKNISTILSDLEEISKDSCIGLDENGIEPTLLLSTISKLNEECRRSLTPVPPPGYNEEEIKKKEDCKQKPLFEYDRIYSDSEEEKEYQERRKRNTEYMAQIEREFLEEQEKSIEKSLDENLQSPNSIVKCRNSPTNKNDETRKKAFSQTRSCFESASKVDMTLVNIINVENDINEFGPHEEGNVTNGCNKVYTSSKGKTKRTQSPVYSEGGSSQASQASQVALEHCYSLPPHSVSLCDYPSGKVNETKNSLKRETENIANVSQMTRTGPGRPRKDPICTQKKKKDSAPRMSNVKPKMAPNRDQWAELAHKNVHFVPCDMYKTRDQNEEMVILYTFLTKGIDAEDINFIKMSYLDHLHKEPYAMFLNNTHWVDHCTTDRAFWPPPTKKRRKDDELMRHKTGCARTEGFYKLDVREKAKHKYHHAKANTEDSFNEDRSDEPTALTNHHHNKLISKMQGISREARSNQRRLLTAFGSMGESELLKFNQLKFRKKQLKFAKSAIHDWGLFAMEPIAADEMVIEYVGQMIRPVVADLRETKYEAIGIGSSYLFRIDMETIIDATKCGNLARFINHSCNPNCYAKVITIESEKKIVIYSKQPIGINEEITYDYKFPLEEEKIPCLCGAQGCRGTLN
- the LOC27208155 gene encoding mediator of RNA polymerase II transcription subunit 21; translated protein: MADRLTQLQDTVNQQAEHFCNAIGVIQQTSLPSKFVNFERIGPQTPIPCPPQEDYAQLFAQLIARCAKDIDTLIESLPNEDSSIELQNSSLKRLEIENQGTARDLEEVVQRGELLLEKMQYALESMAQAQLDMQITLKHDLQ